From the Mus musculus strain C57BL/6J chromosome 10, GRCm38.p6 C57BL/6J genome, the window agtggggctgtagctcagtagGTAGGACATTCACCAAACATGAGGGAAATCCTAAGGTCTGTCCTCTGAACTGCTGGCGcacacctgccatcccagcacttgtgTGGAAGTACgaggatcgggagttcaaggcgatcctcagctacatatgaactggagaccaacctgggctatatgagaacctgttaaaaataaaagtaaaagaccCCTTTGATCGCCGCACCAGATGGCAGAGAGATCCTGTGAGTTTtaggatttttaaattatttcaaaaacaaagataGCAAATGAATATAGCAATAAAAAGCCCTCTGGGAACAGCACAGTTTTAAGAAGTAGCTGAGTTTGGACATTCAGGCTTGGGAGGCAGCTGAGAATACCTGGAGGACacgcctcttctcttctcccctcaggTTACAATGCCCTTCACCTGGCAGCCAAGTACGGGCACCCAGAGTGTCTGAAGCAACTCTTGGAGGTCCTGATGTCCATTCCCTGTCTATACTGAATTCCAGCTATTTCTCCAAACCCCAGCTGCTCCTGGTCCCCAGCCCTGCCTTGCCCCTTTGTTACAGCCATCAAAGTAGGGCTATCCGGAGGGCTGGAACATGGGTTCTCAGCAGAGGAAGATGGTAGAGGGGAGAAAAAGagcctgaggggctggagagatataaTGAATctgccaggcacggtggcacacgcctttaatcccagcaattgggaggtagaggcaggcggatttttgagttcgaggccagcctggtctacaaagcccaggacagccagggctatacagagaaaccctgtctcgaaaaacaaaaacaaaacaaaacaaaacataatgaaTCTGTGGGTCTCATTTGCCTCAAGCTTGATCTTTGTTCCCTGGGACGCACATGGAAGGAAAGAGCAACCTCCCACAGGTTATCCTCCACTCTCAGCAGTGTGCCCTGCCAtatgtgagcatgcacacacagaaagaaggccatagagagttacaggaaagaccctgagataaagcagggagcaggggagggCAGGAGAAATCAGTCACTCCGGAAACAGAGATGACATCACCTGTCACTCCTTCCCAGGCTTCCTGCGTGGTGGACATCGAGGACAGCAGTGGGTGGACAGCCCTTCACCATGCAGGTAGGTGCAGCTAGATTCTCCCGAATTCAAGGAAGGCCCTCTACCAACGAGCTACATCCACAGCCCTCACTAGGGAACTCTAGGTGGGGCTCCTCCCtgaccacgcccccagcccctcagaccacgccccccagcccctcactgggattCTAACAGGGACTCTACCCTGACCACGCCCTTAGTTTTTAAAGAATCTGTGTTCATGTGTCCCTGCGTGTGGCCTGTGGAAGTCAAAGACAATCTTAAGGTGTCATCATCAGGTACCCTCCACaccctctgagacagggtctctctctgaaacTGGTCTTCACGATTAAAGCTAGGTTGGCTGACCAGTGAACCttggatccccctgcctctgccttcctggtgctggggtcacagacatGCACTCCCATACCTGACTTATGTGAGTTTTGGGAATAAGGCGCAGGTCCTCAGACTTCCTAGCCCTCTCAGTATGTTGACATAGAGTCtctctctgtagcctaggcttaACCTTGAAGTCAGGGTTCTACTGCCTCCGCCTCTGGGTTTTTGGGTGACAGATGTGGGCCACTGTCCCTATCTGCTTTGCTTCTTTTGACCTGAATGCAGTCCCCAACAGAACCAGGCCCTTTTGCCCATTGCACAAAGAAGTTAGGCACATGTACTAGTGGGGGAACCCTATTCCTTGGACCCCAAAGCCTAGTCCCTGGGTGTACAAAGTGGGGTGCCTAGAACCCTAATTCCCTCCAGGGTCTCCTGGGTGCCTTGATTGCAGATAGGTCCTCCAGCACACCCCTCAAACCCAGACTCCATCCTCAGAGCAATTAAGGACTTACTGGAGCCAGTGAGCACAGGGTCCAGGTTAGAGCCACCTGTCCCCAGGGACGGCACACTTGAATTTACTTTAGGGGTAAGGTAATTAGCCACTAATTCCCCAGTCAGAGTGGCACCACCAGGTGGTGTCGATGCCAATAGGGGATATCTTAACAATTAAgttgcatttattcatttattgtgagGTTAGGGACATCCTTGTCATGGTGCTTGTGTGACAGTCAGAAGGTGACTTTTAGGAGTTGTTTGTCTCTCCACCGGCTGGCTCCTGGatgttgaactcaggtcacttggcagcaagcacttttaccaactgagccatctttgagacccattttttaataagttgtttttatttgattttacatttttgtgaaaaaatattttaaaaatgtgtatgagtgtggttTGGTTGCATGCATGGCTGTGTTCCATATAAGTGCCTGGTACCATCAGAGGCCAAAaaggggtgtcagatccctggaacttttACAtacatgagctgccatgtgggtgttgggaattgaaactGAGTCCTCTGtgggagtagccagtgctctgttGAGCCATCATTCCAGCTCTGAGGTTTTAGTTGAGGTATGGTCTcaatctgtagcccaggctggcccctaaCTTGCAGCCATCTTCCATCCTGGGCCTTCCAGCTGCTGGGATGACAAATGTTAACTGCTATAatgtatagtgagttctaggccagcctaggttacagacTAAGACACTGTCTCAGCAATAAAATTATAGTGTTCTTGGCAGGCAGCTGTCTCTCCCACctactcttcttttttcttgtctgTCCCAGCGGCTGGTGGTTGTCTGTCCTGCTCAAAGCTGCTCTGTTCCTTTAAGGCACACATGAACCCCCGGGACCGGGTGAGCTGCTGGGGTCTCATTGGGTGGGAGGTACAGTGTTATCCTTATGATAGATGCTCACCATGGGCAACACCCCAGGCATCATCTGCAAAGCACGGGTGAGACTCATGCCATTTCATCCTCTCTACCAGTCGGGTGCCACACCCCTCATCATAGCGGCTCAGATGTGTCACACAGATCTGTGCCGCCTCCTCCTACAGCAGGGGGCTGCCACAAATGACCAGGACCTGCAAGGCAGGTGAGCACTTCCCCTCTAGACCTTTCCATCATATGCTGCATGATTTGGGGCAAATATCTTGACCTCTTTAAGCTGGTGACCTAGtcacctcttcctcccttctcttcctggcCTGGGTACAAAGACAGTTGTATGGTGTTGGGGACAAGCCTCTGTCCCCTCAGCAGCTCCTTTATCCCACAGGACAGCCTTGATGCTGGCATGTGAGGGGGGCAGCCCTGAGACTGTTGAAGTACTCCTGCAGGGTGGAGCCCAGTTGAGCATCACTGATGCACTGGGCCAGGATGCCACTCACTACGGAGCCCTGACTGGAGACAAACTCATCTTGCAGCTTCTACACGAGTCTGCACGGCGCTCTTCACCTCCCAGTGGTATGCAAGCCCTACCCTTGCTCTCCTAGGCAGTTTCTGGCCATCTCCTTATATGTTACTGATAGTTTCGAGGTACTCCAGTCTGCTGTCATGAACATTTTCATGCTTCTTAACTCAGGGCAGTTTCAAGAAGCCTCAGTGGTCTGAGGATCCACTGTGATTTTCTGGGTCATCCTTAGTATAGAGACTCTGCCTTTCCTAAGAGGtggcaccccacccacccactccaacctgGAGCTCCAGTGCCCTGAGTCTCTGAGAGATTAAAGGTTCTCCCCACCCAGGACTCTACCCATAGGTCTCTCTACCTTACTGTCCCTTATTCAGAGGCTGGACTTTGTGGTGCCTGACTAGGAGACCAGAGCAGTTAGATCTGAGTTTGTGGTTAGCCTGAGGTACAGAGCGAGACTCACAGTATGAACAAAAGAAGCACTAATGCTTTGGAAGCTTTGAGAGCCTGTGGAATACCTTGGGTTGGCCAGTGACCTTTCTGAGAACTGAGAACTGTGTGCTGAGAACTGGGAACTGTGTGCCCGActgtttcccctctctccccagcctctcTAGAGGAGGACTCCGGAGAGGCCTCATCCCAGGTAGGAATCCGGAATCCGTGAACGTCCCCAGTGCTATGCACCACTCACTGTCCCCTGACCTACAGGAAGAGACAGACCTCTATGTACAGAGTTCTGTCATGGCCCCTATCCAGGATCTGTCCCTGCTCAGTGGCAGTGACACGAACACCAGCAGTCCTGCACACTAGGGACAGTGGATCTGGGACAGGTGACTGAGGACTGGGGTTGCTAAGGGCTGCTTCAGGCAGAGCAAGAGCGGGCCTGGCCACTTTCCACATTCCTGCCCTGGGTCTGCTGTGTCTCAGGCTTCATGGAGAATAGAAAATGACATAGAAGCCGACAGAGCCAGGGAAAGTATAAAGTACCAACAGCGAACCGTACGATCTAGAGTAAGTGGGAAGACACGGGGTCCTTCACAGTATGGAGGAGGCAGGGGAGCTGAGGCTGCTGACAGCAGCGGGTGGTCACATTGTATCCCCGAAGTGGATCCTGGCCCTGTACCCATGTGCTACACCCCCTCTGCCCATACCAGAACTCAGTGTCAAGCCATGAGAAACAAGGAGCCCCCAAGAAGAGGAAGGCACCCCAGCCTCCAGCCAGCACACCAGTTCCTGTAAGAGTTGGGGGGAGCCTGTGGCAAGGTGGGATTCTGCTAGCTCTAGAGACTTTACCTAAAGTGGTGTCCCCTGATGGGGAGGGGACAGGACGATCGGGATGCTTATGAGGAGATTGTACGCCTGAGACAAGAGAGAGGCCGGCTCCTGCAAAAGATCAGGGGCCTGGAACAGCACAAGGAACGGAGGAGGAAGGAGGTTAGGAGGCTGCAGCCCTGCAGTCTGGAGCAATTCCCTGGGATATCATACCACCTACCTTCCTATCCTTCCTTCACCCTTTCTTCCCCACTGTCCCTTTGCTCCTGACATGCAGCCCCCTCACTGGCCTTTCAACAATGCAGGCTCTGTTCAGCCCTAGGGCCTTTGCCCATGGTGTCTGCAGTACAGAATTGCTGTCTCTCCAGCTGTCCCCAAGGCTCCCTTTCTCCAACATCTCCCCTGCCACCATATTTGAAATTGTATGCTTCTTTCATTTCACCAGAGCACTCTACCACTCAAAGGCATGCTCGTGAGGGCAGGCTTGCCCATAAGGGCAGGCTCAGGTGAAAGTGCTGAGCTCAGAGTGGATGAATACTGGATGAGGAGTGGCCCACGGTGAGGAATGAGTGaacgcatgcatgcatgaatgaatgaatggcccTGCACAGGATCTGCTACACAGCAGGCAATGTACCTAAGCGCCCTGGGTGAAAGAACAGAATGGGGTCTGACAGTGTGAAGGATCGGTCAGagtggcacatagtaggtgctcagtgTACATGGAAAAAAGCCATGGCTACCAGACACTAGGTGGTAGGTGGCTGTCCAGTCCCAACCACTTCTACCTGCAGCCCCTGGAGGCGGAGGCCAGCTCAGTGCACAGCCTGGAGAGACAGGTAGGTGAGGAGGGCACAGCCAGTGTTTGGGAGGGTCCAGTGTCCTGAAGTCCTCAAGTGCTGACCTAGGCCTCTGTAGGTGCAGGAGCTGCAACAGATGCTGgcggagaagcaggaggagaaggagagcctGGGCCGGGAGGTGGAGAGCCTGCAGAGCCGTCTgtccctgctggaggtgggtgggGCTTGGGAGTGCAGAGCCACAGAAGGAAGGTCCCTAGGGATTAGGGCGTTGCCTTAGGGGCAGGGCAAGAGGCTGGGTGGGGTGGAGCTTGGAATGGCCAAAGAGATGTAAGGAAAAGCAGGGAGTGAATGTGGAAAGAGGCTTTCATCAAAGTGTGTCCTGCCAGTGTTGGGAGGGGTAAGGGGTGGGGTCCCAGCATGGGTGAGGAGTGTGGTAGAGTGTGGCCAACTCTGACATGCCAGAACTTCACCTATGCACCATGGTGCATCCATAATGTCCCAGCCACACATGACTTCCATAAAAATCACACACTTATCAAGACTTCTGCAAACACACGCACCCATGCAAAGATTCTAGCCCCTCTGACACACACATCACAATCACACGTGCCCCAAACATATAAATATACCAGTCACACACAGGCCAcagccctcacacagacacagacacccacacactgCTCAGAGTGTGCAATTAGAGTTGGTGATATAGACCAGTCAATAAAGAGGTTGCTGCCAACCCTACTGACCTGAGTCCACTCCCCacatgacagaaggagagaaccaattcttcTGACTGCTGACTTGTACTGTGGCGTGTGTGCACATcctgcaggcacacacagaatAAGTGTGATAAAATGTCCCTCCAAGCACACCatggcacagacatacacagagatgaGCATGTATTTGGGGATGTGCTGGGATTCAAGCCCAGAGCCAGACTCTGGCCAGAACATCCCTCAGTgatgagtgcttgcctagcatgtgtgaaggcCCTGGTCCATACCTGCATCTCACTAGAAGGTGGAAGGGCCATTTGGGTGCtcagcagacacagacacagccagTTTGGAGCTGACCCCCAATCCCGCTGTTGTGTGGATATATGGACATTGTCAGTTTGGGAGGACCTAAAGTCTCTTGTCAGTAAGGAGCAGGGTCTGAAGGTCTACTTTGTGCTGGACTCCtagaatgagagagaaaacacaagcTATGATGTAGCTACCCTGCAGGATGAGGAGGGTGAGATGCCTGACTTCCCAGGTGAGATctgcccctccacacacacacacacaccctccctgcTGCCTACCCGGGATTCTGAGGGGTGGATGGCCATGTGGACACAAAACCACGACCATGGCCTTCCATGGAGGAGGCACATGATGCCAGAAGGGCACAGACACTATGATCCCCACCTGCCTGAGGCAATGCACCTCCCCACTGAGCAGTTCCTGACTGTCCCTCATGGCATGTGTCCCCAGCCTGACTCTGTGCTGTTCTCAACCttgtcaggagctgatgcactgATGCCAAAGAACCAGAGTCCATCAGCAGAGGAAATAGTTGCTTCCCTACAGGAGCAGGTGGCTCAGCTCACCAGGCAGAACCAGGAGCTGCTGGAAAAGGTccaggtggggaaactgaggcagtggACATCTCTGCAGACCTCGGGGTGGGCAGGGAACATGGTGAGCCCACCTCTtagcctgcctgcctccccacccccagatccTTGAGGAGTTTGAAAAGGATGAGGCGCAGATGGCAGAAGAAAGTCAGGCCGAGGTCGTCCCCCTGGTCTTGTATGAATCCTTACGGGCAGAGCTTGAGCAGCTTCGGAGGCAATACACAGAGGCCATGCAttcgcagcagcagcagcaggagggggAGCCACCCAGGGCTCAAGAAGGAGAAGAGACAGCATACCAGGAAATCAAGGATAAGGGAATCACTATCCAGAATGGACCCAGCGTCCCAGACCTCAACGGCACCACATATGCAGAAACCAAAGCAAATGGAATGGAACTCCAAGCAGGAGGCTCCAAGGGTGTCTGGAATACTGAAGCAGGGGTTTCAGAAGCAGCACCCATAGAACCCGAGGCTGCAGGTTCAGAGGCCACGGGGAAAGACAGACTGGCAGCCAAGGAAATGGACACTAGTGCTACTATGGCTGAGGCCCTAAATGTGAAAGCTCTAGGTGACAATGCCGAAAGTGAGCCAGTGGCTGCCGAAGAtacaggaggaaaagagaatCCAGGAATGAAAGCTGATGAGGTGGATGTGTTGGCACAGGCAGGGCTCACAGGTACAGTGATTAGAAACATGGAGGCCATCGGAGTGCGGGATACAGGAATTCAGGCCACAGGATTAGAGGCTAAGGCAGTGAAGACCACTGGAGTGCAGGCCACAGTGGCGGAGGTCATAGGAGTGAAGGTCACAGGAGTGCAGACCACAGCGATAGAAGCTAtaggagtcaaggacaccaccCAGGTGGCCACAGGAGCGCAGGCCGATTGCTGGCAGGCCACGGAGGCAGACTGCACCGGAGCGCAGGACACAGCTATGGAGCCCACGGGGGCACAGGCCACTGTGACAGAGACTACGGAAGCCGAGACCAGCGGCACGGAGGACCCTTGCGCTGCGATCCTGCACccgggggcggcggcggcggcgctgcAGGCCGAGCTGGAGACCCGGATCCGCGGTCTGGAGGAGGCGCTACGCAGAAGGGAGCGGGAGGCTGCGGCCGAGTTAGAGGCTGCTCGGGGCCGTTTTGCAGAGGCTGAGGAGGCGGCGCGGGGGCGGAGCCGCGAGCTAGAGGCGCTTCGGGAATTGCTGGCCACGGCCACGGCTACCGGCGAGCGCGCACGCACAGAGGCCGCCGAGTTGCGCCAAGCGCTAGCTGCCTCCGAGGCTCGGGTCGCCGAACTCAGCTCTACCGTGGACGCCGCTCGCGAGGAGCTGGAGCGCATGCGCGGGGCCTCGGTTCCTGCGGACGAGCACGAGCACGCGCTGAGCGCCCTGCGCGACCACGTGACCCGGCTGCAGGCGCAGCTGGCGGACCTGGCGCGCAGGCACGAGAAGACTAGCGCAGAGGTCTTCCAGGTGAGCGCCTGCGCCAGGCTGTCCTTTCAGAGGATTTCCGCGTGGGCCTGGGCGTCTGCGTGAATGTCTATCACATATACGCAGTACtccggaggccagaagagggcgtccgaTTTACTGGatgttggagttacagacatgagccaccgcgtgggtgttgggaactgaaccctggtcttctgcaagagcagtgatcTAACCCCCTttgctatttctccagcccatagtatttctatttagttttaatttattattttctatgtggtgcacacacatggcatGGTGGGAAAGTCAGATGGCAGCCTGTGGGACACAGTCCTCTCTTTCTCATGTGGATCCTGAGCACCAACCAAGGCTATTAGGCTtagctgcaagcacctttaccctgaGCCATTCCCGAGCCccctggtctgtgtgtgtgtgtgtgtgtgtgtgtgtgtgtgtgtgtgtgtgtgttttgttttgtttttatagcagAGACTTGTGTGGTTGAGGCTGATTTTGAAAGCCTGATCCTTTAGCGTCTACCTCCCAATTAGAGGGATGATAGGTGTAGCATCAGTAGGACCTGTTTACACAGAGGTGCATGTTGGGCCAGCTCTCTACCCACTGAGTCCCATCTGAgttgaaaattttgtttttgcCAACTATATTGTGTGCCCATAGCTtcacagtgaggccctgtctcaacaaaacaaaacaaaaaaagcgaACAAACTTCCTTAgaagggattgtgtgtgtgtgtgagacagtttTCGTTCTTGCtttggccttgaagtcacagtgTAGCTttggaactcctgatcctcctgcctcagcttcccgagTATCTGGGTCACAGGCTTGCACCACAAATGAGGCCACCAGGGCACAAAGAGGCCTAACCAGCTGTCCAGGGACAAACAGCCAGTAGCCAGTGGCTCTTGGCAGGACCGGGATGTTACCAGGGTCGGGTGGGAATCAGAACCTTCCTTGAGGTGGAATGGTATCAGTTCAGCATGGAAGGGTGGGAAGAGCCGAAGGATCCAAGCCACTTTGGGGTCTAAATGTCCCGAGAGTCACGCATGGGCTTGGGCCACAGGTGCAGCGTGAGGCATTGTTTATGAAGAGCGAGAGGCACGCAGCCGAGGCCCAGCTGGCCACGGCCGAGCAGCAGCTCCGGGGGCTTCGTACAGAGGCCGAGAGGGCGCGCCAGGCCCAGAGCCGTGCCCAGGAGGCCCTGGACAAAGCCAAGGAGAAGGACAAGAAGGTGGGTTCCCTCCTTGCTCACTGTTGGTGTCCACTAACCCGAGATTACACAAAACTGAAGAACCTCCCAGCCAGCAAGGGCTTGAGAATTTAGCCCATTTCTCACATGTGAAACTGAGtcccagagaaggaagaaagtctCAGCAGATTCACTTTTGGTGTTGATATGCAATGGTAACCATGGTAACAGATATCCAGCCTGTAACGTGTTCTCTAATTATCCCCATTTGAAGTAATATGCACAGAGAGGTGATACCACTCCGACAAGGTTACATGGCCACGAAATGGGTCAtaagctgggatttgaacccatttacatatttaaaaatgtttaaaatgacacatatttatttatgttggacttggagcatgcatgtgtggtcagaggacaacttgcctgAATCCATATTGTGCAagcatgtgggtcccagggattaaactcaggtagAGAGACAGGCTTGGCAGCACGTGTCTTTACCCCTGAGCTGTATCATTGGCCCCCAATTGTATCTTTTTGTGTATGCcccttgtgtgcatgtgcatgcgtggAAGTCACAGGTCAATGTTGGGCATCCcataaaatgagataaaaatcCTAAGTTGGCTTTATGGGTTGCTGGGTCTGGCCAGGCAGCCCCAggccctgtttttttttccaaggtGTGCCAACACAGGCCTTAAGATAAGGGGATGCAGGGTGTTTTCTATgaagaaccaaaccaaaacaaaaaactgtatttATTGACCTGGAGGCTCCATAATGTCTGGTCCCtgtttgctgtgaacagacatggCTGTGtaacaataaaactttattaataAGTGTCATATGTGATTTGGAATCCCTTCAGTGGTCACAAAATAGATCTttctttggatttctttttctccagatatttaaaaatatgaggaACATTTTAAGCCCTGGGCTGTATAAATACAGAGTTTTTTGGAATGTTCTCACAGCATTCGGAATTCTCCTCAAATGAGGGGATTCCTGGACTGTGTTCTGGCAAGCACCAGTGTGGTCAGAGGCTGAGTCAGCTCAGCTCCTGGCTCGAATCAGTGACCCTGTGCCAGGCTGCCCAGGAAAGGTGCCAGAGGTTCCTGGTCCCTGCCTGGCTCGGCATGTTCACTCACAGGGTCCCCTCCCTTTTGCCAGATCACAGACCTGTCCAAAGAAGTCTTTACACTGAAGGAGGCTCTGAAGGTGCAGCAGTCCACCCCAGCCAGCTCCAAGGAGGAGGAGGCTCTGCGCGGCCAGGTGACAGCCCTGCAGCAGCAGATACAGGTACTGGCTCTGTATATGGGGCAGGGGTGATGGGAGCCATAGACAGAGCAATCGGGGTAGAGGTGGGGGTGGCTGGCAGGGTACAGGCTGGGCAGGGGACCTCAGACACTTCCCGAGGCAGTCACTAGCAGCCACTGGACATGGGGTTTTGACTCTGTGGGCGTGTCTCCCTCTAGATGGGCTTCCCTCCCTTTCCATTCCAagcccccttctctccttcccttccctcctgttcccttcctccttctccacctctcTTTTGTGGCAGGGTCtcaggtagaccaggctgacctcaaattcacaatgTACACAAGGATGACCTTGTACCTCTGATATCCCCATCTCCCGTGTGTCCACAGGAGGAGGCCCGGGAGCATGGCGCTGTGGTGGCTTTATACCGCACCCATCTCCTGTATGCCATTCAGGTgagtcctctgcctcctgactccaGTCCAGCTTTATTGATCCCCTGACACTACCTGGGCCTCGGTTTCTCCTTCTGTTCAGAGCCAGCCTCATGGTTTCTGGGAACATCCCTGTGCACTGACTTATTTCTTGGGGGCATTGATACCCTGGGTTTGAATAGACAGATTTGCAAGGGAAAGGGTAGCATCTACCAGAAGCATCAGGGTGTGACTCTGCCTCTGTCATCTCCCACCTCACCAGGGACAGATGGATGAGGATGTACAGTGCATTTTGAGCCAGATTCTGCAGATGCAGCGGCTTCAGGCTCAGGGTCGCTGAGGACACAGCTCAACTGTTCAGTCTCCATCCTTCACCTCTACAAGCAGAAGCCACAGACACCATCTTCCCCAGCTCCCAGGGGATGAACAAGATTCAACACTCAATGGGAGACCAGCCTGGGGCCTTATCGATGGTGGCCAGCTGACCACCCCACACTCCCTATAGTCTGTTCCTCTGATTCCCAGCACTCCCCATTTGATATATTGGGAACCCTGATATGCCACCTACATCACAACCCCCACTCAGGAGGACAagcttggtgtgtgtatgtgtgtgtgtaaaagggcggggggtggggtggggcaggaatACCCAGTGTGACACACTGGGTAAGGGCAGCTATGGGGCAGGGGACTCAGGACACAGTTTGATCTTCTGGTTCCATAACACGACTATGGCAATAAATGTAAGTGCAATGTAATATTTAAAGAAACCAAGTCGCAAGAGTTGTGTCTCTCTCGGGTGGAAATACACCTAGGAAGGGGTGGGAGTGTGGTCAGCAGTGGAACCCTGTGACCACTCTAGAGGTGGTGGGGTCTGGGATGATGGAGTTGATAATCGAGGCAGACTAAAATCTCATGcaataggcatctttattcaaagTCTCAGACAGTGTATGCTCTCAGGTTTACGAAAGGTTGCatgaggacaggcagggctacaacGAAACCCAACCTTGGAaaaactgagacagagagagagagagggagagggagagggagagggagagagagagagagagaggagagaaacatGTTTTCCCTAGAAGCAAAACAGTTTCTTTGAATAACAGCAGCAAGTCATGTAATCTGAAGTAAATGCCAGGAGGAGCATGAACACACTGAGGCCGcaagactcttgtcttgtttctgaGTGTTCCCACAGCATTCGGGAATCTCCTTAAATGACTGGATGCATGGACTGTGTTCTGACAAGCAGGAGCCTGCTCAGCTTACACAAGACCTATGACGCCAAactaattttcttattttctctttctctttc encodes:
- the Ankrd24 gene encoding ankyrin repeat domain-containing protein 24 isoform X8 — encoded protein: MKQLCLCAAASFAVSETLSEAPSPGPPIPQLRLSPTDLSSCPPCGRCPIPKPAARGRRQGQDWGKSDQRLLQAVENNDVARVASLIAHKGLVPTKLDPEGKSAFHLAAMRGAAGCLEVMLAQGADVMSTDGAGFLRGGHRGQQWVDSPSPCRTALMLACEGGSPETVEVLLQGGAQLSITDALGQDATHYGALTGDKLILQLLHESARRSSPPSASLEEDSGEASSQNSVSSHEKQGAPKKRKAPQPPASTPVPDDRDAYEEIVRLRQERGRLLQKIRGLEQHKERRRKEPLEAEASSVHSLERQVQELQQMLAEKQEEKESLGREVESLQSRLSLLENERENTSYDVATLQDEEGEMPDFPGADALMPKNQSPSAEEIVASLQEQVAQLTRQNQELLEKVQILEEFEKDEAQMAEESQAEVVPLVLYESLRAELEQLRRQYTEAMHSQQQQQEGEPPRAQEGEETAYQEIKDKGITIQNGPSVPDLNGTTYAETKANGMELQAGGSKGVWNTEAGVSEAAPIEPEAAGSEATGKDRLAAKEMDTSATMAEALNVKALGDNAESEPVAAEDTGGKENPGMKADEVDVLAQAGLTGTVIRNMEAIGVRDTGIQATGLEAKAVKTTGVQATVAEVIGVKVTGVQTTAIEAIGVKDTTQVATGAQADCWQATEADCTGAQDTAMEPTGAQATVTETTEAETSGTEDPCAAILHPGAAAAALQAELETRIRGLEEALRRREREAAAELEAARGRFAEAEEAARGRSRELEALRELLATATATGERARTEAAELRQALAASEARVAELSSTVDAAREELERMRGASVPADEHEHALSALRDHVTRLQAQLADLARRHEKTSAEVFQVQREALFMKSERHAAEAQLATAEQQLRGLRTEAERARQAQSRAQEALDKAKEKDKKITDLSKEVFTLKEALKVQQSTPASSKEEEALRGQVTALQQQIQEEAREHGAVVALYRTHLLYAIQGQMDEDVQCILSQILQMQRLQAQGR
- the Ankrd24 gene encoding ankyrin repeat domain-containing protein 24 isoform X19, with protein sequence MNPRDRSGATPLIIAAQMCHTDLCRLLLQQGAATNDQDLQGRTALMLACEGGSPETVEVLLQGGAQLSITDALGQDATHYGALTGDKLILQLLHESARRSSPPSASLEEDSGEASSQNSVSSHEKQGAPKKRKAPQPPASTPVPDDRDAYEEIVRLRQERGRLLQKIRGLEQHKERRRKEPLEAEASSVHSLERQVQELQQMLAEKQEEKESLGREVESLQSRLSLLENERENTSYDVATLQDEEGEMPDFPGADALMPKNQSPSAEEIVASLQEQVAQLTRQNQELLEKVQILEEFEKDEAQMAEESQAEVVPLVLYESLRAELEQLRRQYTEAMHSQQQQQEGEPPRAQEGEETAYQEIKDKGITIQNGPSVPDLNGTTYAETKANGMELQAGGSKGVWNTEAGVSEAAPIEPEAAGSEATGKDRLAAKEMDTSATMAEALNVKALGDNAESEPVAAEDTGGKENPGMKADEVDVLAQAGLTGTVIRNMEAIGVRDTGIQATGLEAKAVKTTGVQATVAEVIGVKVTGVQTTAIEAIGVKDTTQVATGAQADCWQATEADCTGAQDTAMEPTGAQATVTETTEAETSGTEDPCAAILHPGAAAAALQAELETRIRGLEEALRRREREAAAELEAARGRFAEAEEAARGRSRELEALRELLATATATGERARTEAAELRQALAASEARVAELSSTVDAAREELERMRGASVPADEHEHALSALRDHVTRLQAQLADLARRHEKTSAEVFQVQREALFMKSERHAAEAQLATAEQQLRGLRTEAERARQAQSRAQEALDKAKEKDKKITDLSKEVFTLKEALKVQQSTPASSKEEEALRGQVTALQQQIQEEAREHGAVVALYRTHLLYAIQGQMDEDVQCILSQILQMQRLQAQGR
- the Ankrd24 gene encoding ankyrin repeat domain-containing protein 24 isoform X21; its protein translation is MLACEGGSPETVEVLLQGGAQLSITDALGQDATHYGALTGDKLILQLLHESARRSSPPSASLEEDSGEASSQNSVSSHEKQGAPKKRKAPQPPASTPVPDDRDAYEEIVRLRQERGRLLQKIRGLEQHKERRRKEPLEAEASSVHSLERQVQELQQMLAEKQEEKESLGREVESLQSRLSLLENERENTSYDVATLQDEEGEMPDFPGADALMPKNQSPSAEEIVASLQEQVAQLTRQNQELLEKVQILEEFEKDEAQMAEESQAEVVPLVLYESLRAELEQLRRQYTEAMHSQQQQQEGEPPRAQEGEETAYQEIKDKGITIQNGPSVPDLNGTTYAETKANGMELQAGGSKGVWNTEAGVSEAAPIEPEAAGSEATGKDRLAAKEMDTSATMAEALNVKALGDNAESEPVAAEDTGGKENPGMKADEVDVLAQAGLTGTVIRNMEAIGVRDTGIQATGLEAKAVKTTGVQATVAEVIGVKVTGVQTTAIEAIGVKDTTQVATGAQADCWQATEADCTGAQDTAMEPTGAQATVTETTEAETSGTEDPCAAILHPGAAAAALQAELETRIRGLEEALRRREREAAAELEAARGRFAEAEEAARGRSRELEALRELLATATATGERARTEAAELRQALAASEARVAELSSTVDAAREELERMRGASVPADEHEHALSALRDHVTRLQAQLADLARRHEKTSAEVFQVQREALFMKSERHAAEAQLATAEQQLRGLRTEAERARQAQSRAQEALDKAKEKDKKITDLSKEVFTLKEALKVQQSTPASSKEEEALRGQVTALQQQIQEEAREHGAVVALYRTHLLYAIQGQMDEDVQCILSQILQMQRLQAQGR